In Bacillus sp. DX3.1, the following proteins share a genomic window:
- a CDS encoding M15 family metallopeptidase yields the protein MKKIIIISVATAVIGITAFAYFGSNSLLHNKAKAVETSKHAGHLKEEMPSFPKANHTAQKIDENFSLVNNPDSLLVLVNKHRKLSNSYKPDDLVRPKVPFAYPKDKEKTLLRKDAAEALETMFDAAKQQGLELTAVSGFRSYKRQQSLHNMYIKRQGQAEADSVSAIPGTSEHQTGLAMDISSKSANYQLEPIFGETEEGKWVAAHAHEFGFVIRYLEDKTDVTEYAYEPWHLRFVGNPYATYLHKHHLTLEEAMDAKK from the coding sequence ATGAAAAAAATAATTATTATTTCTGTAGCCACTGCTGTAATTGGCATTACAGCTTTCGCTTATTTTGGTTCAAATTCTTTACTACATAATAAAGCGAAAGCTGTAGAAACATCCAAACATGCTGGGCATCTGAAAGAAGAGATGCCATCATTTCCAAAGGCAAACCATACCGCACAAAAAATAGATGAGAATTTTTCTCTTGTTAATAATCCAGATTCACTACTTGTTTTAGTAAATAAGCATCGGAAATTATCAAATTCTTACAAACCTGATGATCTCGTAAGACCAAAAGTTCCATTTGCTTATCCAAAAGATAAAGAGAAGACGTTACTTCGTAAAGATGCAGCTGAAGCACTTGAAACAATGTTTGATGCTGCAAAACAACAAGGATTAGAGCTCACGGCTGTATCTGGATTTCGCTCTTATAAACGCCAACAGTCTTTACATAACATGTACATAAAACGCCAAGGACAAGCTGAGGCAGATTCTGTAAGTGCAATCCCCGGAACAAGTGAGCATCAAACAGGACTTGCGATGGATATTAGTTCAAAATCAGCAAACTATCAGTTAGAACCTATTTTTGGTGAAACAGAAGAAGGAAAATGGGTAGCAGCACACGCTCATGAATTTGGATTTGTCATTCGTTATTTAGAAGATAAAACAGATGTTACAGAATATGCTTATGAACCATGGCATCTTCGATTTGTTGGCAATCCATACGCTACATACTTACATAAGCACCACCTTACATTAGAAGAAGCGATGGATGCAAAAAAATAA
- a CDS encoding thioesterase family protein translates to MKMISYIEDFERWEEDFSFYIPVKVRFCETDMFGHMNNGVAFTYFEVARIEFFKELGFMQEWTHKASETMIVVADLQCNFLKQIFFDENLKVYVKAETVGNSSLDLHYMVKNEAGDVCLVGRGAMVQASKQTGKGAPWPEEWKQRLLQ, encoded by the coding sequence CTTACATTGAAGACTTTGAGAGATGGGAAGAAGATTTCTCATTTTATATTCCTGTTAAAGTTCGTTTTTGTGAAACGGATATGTTTGGGCATATGAATAATGGTGTTGCTTTTACATATTTTGAAGTAGCACGTATTGAATTTTTTAAAGAGCTTGGCTTTATGCAAGAGTGGACACATAAAGCGTCCGAAACGATGATTGTTGTTGCTGATTTACAATGTAATTTTTTAAAACAAATTTTCTTTGATGAAAATTTAAAGGTATATGTAAAAGCTGAAACAGTTGGGAATTCTTCTTTAGATTTACACTATATGGTGAAAAACGAAGCGGGAGATGTTTGCTTAGTAGGACGTGGAGCCATGGTGCAAGCTTCAAAGCAAACGGGAAAAGGAGCGCCTTGGCCAGAGGAATGGAAACAAAGGTTATTACAATAG